A portion of the Chlamydia caviae GPIC genome contains these proteins:
- a CDS encoding CDP-alcohol phosphatidyltransferase family protein — translation MAELEPEIRGKRRVVTPNAITAFGLCCGLFIIFKSVLKTSSSVELLHRLQGLSLLLISAMIADFSDGAIARIMKAESAFGAQFDSLSDAVTFGIAPPLIAIKSLDGVYAGGFFSSLLLVTSIIYSLCGVLRLVRYNLFSKNPGDATRHSCFIGLPIPAAAACVVSLALFVASDFSTVLPVQVRAVLISLGLLFIGSLMISPWKFPGIKNLRFKVSSFLLVVATGLVACLFFLGLVDHFTEVFFLVSWLYVLVVFPIFAITYQRKKKRQ, via the coding sequence ATGGCAGAATTGGAACCAGAAATCCGAGGCAAGCGTCGTGTAGTGACTCCCAATGCCATTACAGCTTTCGGCCTCTGTTGTGGACTTTTTATTATTTTTAAGAGTGTTTTAAAAACGTCATCGTCTGTAGAACTCTTGCACCGTCTACAGGGACTTTCGCTTTTATTAATCAGTGCGATGATTGCAGATTTTTCTGATGGCGCTATTGCACGCATTATGAAAGCAGAAAGTGCTTTCGGCGCACAATTTGACTCTCTTTCTGATGCTGTGACATTTGGTATAGCACCGCCACTCATTGCAATTAAAAGCCTTGATGGTGTGTATGCTGGAGGGTTCTTTTCCTCGCTTCTTCTTGTAACTTCTATTATTTACTCTCTATGTGGAGTCTTAAGATTAGTTCGTTATAATTTATTTTCTAAAAACCCTGGAGATGCGACACGGCATTCGTGTTTTATTGGCTTGCCTATTCCTGCGGCGGCGGCGTGCGTTGTATCTTTAGCTTTATTTGTAGCTTCTGATTTCTCAACGGTATTACCTGTACAAGTACGTGCTGTTTTGATTTCTTTAGGGCTACTTTTTATTGGAAGTTTAATGATCTCTCCGTGGAAGTTCCCTGGAATCAAAAACTTACGTTTTAAAGTATCTTCTTTTTTACTTGTCGTCGCTACAGGATTAGTAGCATGCTTATTTTTCCTAGGTCTTGTTGATCACTTTACCGAAGTATTTTTCTTAGTCTCTTGGCTATATGTTTTGGTAGTTTTCCCTATTTTTGCGATCACATATCAAAGAAAAAAGAAACGTCAATGA
- a CDS encoding DNA recombination protein RmuC: protein MIDFSTTQITIALAAFGLGLSLSSLYYRKRESSQMKLQRNLEHENELLKNSLDLSRRQEQLMEDFSNKLAVSSQSLIKEMKEETQSYFSEKSKTIESILTPVQATLTAFKQNLETFESKHAEDRGSLKEQITHLLAAEKKLEKETQALTDILKHPGSRGRWGEIQLERILELSGMLKYCDYETQVTDAQGSARADMIIRLPNERCLIIDSKAPFSETYFSQNTSNKSDLVGKIKDHIKTLKSKSYWEKFHSSPEFVILFLPGESIFNDALRIAPELIDVAATSNVILSGPLTLLALLKTVAHMWKQENLQKQIQEIGQLGKELHHRLHVVFNHFHKVGKNLNNAVQSYNDMSSSLQRRILPTLRKFEDLEVASSVHKIEDPSSIDNPAASLLPSYEEEDIPVENSLLQEDTL from the coding sequence ATGATAGATTTCTCCACAACACAGATTACTATTGCCCTTGCTGCCTTTGGCTTGGGGTTGTCTTTATCGTCTCTTTACTATCGGAAAAGAGAATCTTCTCAGATGAAGTTGCAGAGAAATTTAGAACACGAAAATGAGCTTCTTAAAAATTCTTTAGATTTATCGCGTCGCCAAGAACAACTCATGGAAGATTTCAGTAATAAGCTTGCGGTATCTTCACAATCTCTTATCAAAGAGATGAAAGAAGAAACACAGAGTTACTTTTCTGAAAAATCCAAAACTATTGAGTCTATATTGACTCCTGTTCAAGCTACTCTGACAGCTTTTAAGCAAAACTTAGAAACTTTTGAGTCTAAGCATGCTGAAGATCGCGGTTCATTAAAGGAGCAAATCACCCATCTTCTTGCCGCTGAGAAAAAGCTAGAGAAAGAAACACAAGCTCTTACGGACATTTTAAAGCATCCAGGATCACGAGGTCGCTGGGGAGAAATCCAATTAGAAAGAATTTTGGAACTTTCCGGCATGCTGAAGTATTGCGATTATGAAACTCAGGTTACCGATGCTCAAGGGTCAGCACGTGCTGATATGATCATCCGTCTTCCTAACGAGCGCTGTTTGATTATTGATTCGAAAGCTCCATTTTCAGAAACCTATTTTTCTCAAAATACTTCTAACAAGTCTGATCTTGTAGGAAAGATAAAAGATCATATCAAAACTCTAAAATCAAAAAGCTACTGGGAAAAATTTCATTCTTCCCCAGAATTTGTGATTCTTTTTCTTCCTGGGGAGAGTATTTTTAATGATGCTCTGCGTATTGCTCCCGAGCTTATCGATGTTGCAGCAACCTCTAATGTCATTTTATCAGGACCTTTAACCTTGCTGGCTTTACTAAAAACTGTTGCTCATATGTGGAAACAGGAAAATCTACAAAAACAAATTCAAGAGATAGGTCAGTTAGGAAAAGAGCTACATCATCGCTTGCATGTAGTCTTTAATCATTTTCATAAGGTTGGGAAAAACCTTAATAATGCTGTGCAAAGCTACAACGATATGTCCTCTAGTCTACAACGCAGGATATTGCCAACTCTAAGAAAATTCGAAGATTTAGAAGTAGCTTCTTCCGTGCATAAGATAGAAGATCCTTCTTCTATTGATAATCCTGCTGCTTCTTTATTACCTAGTTATGAAGAAGAAGATATCCCTGTAGAAAATTCCCTATTGCAAGAAGATACGCTCTAA
- a CDS encoding insulinase family protein, with the protein MKAGDTYRNFVVKLSQDLPEIESKLLEVEHKPSGVSIMMIINNDDENVFNICFRTCPQTSNGVAHVLEHMVLCGSDNYPVRDPFFSMTRRSLNTFMNAFTGADFTCYPAASQIPEDFYNLLSVYIDAVFHPLLTENSFLQEGWRYELNPENALTYTGVVFNEMKGAMMSGESRLSEALNAALFPSVTYGVNSGGEPKDILTLSHDSIVAFHQSQYTLGRCLFYFYGNIKPSRHLDFLEEKLLRHVGKLEKQTVAVPLQKRFKEPVRNILKYPSDSQNEDKVLFGLSWLTCSILDQQELLALHVLDVVLMGTDAAPLKSRLLKSGFCKQADMGIDSEIREIPITIVCKGCSHGGAQKLESWIFACLEEIIREGIPNNLVEAAVHQLELARKEIAGYSLPYGLSLFFRSGLLRQHGGRAEDGLRIHSLFADLREKLKQPDYLPKLIRKYFLDNPHFARVILLPDADLISIENQEEQSLLKEVQEKLSPEDVEKIRLTSKVLEEYQAQNEDLDKILPNFSLDKVPNSGKEYNLTKENLSCGEVLHHDCFTNDLIFAELVMDLPPLSAEELPWLRLLVFLMLQLGCAGRSYREQLEFLLEHTGGVDVSYEFSPHANQNALLSPSLGIRGKALASKADKLFQVMGETLTSVDFTDVARIKELLMQHNEALTNSVRNSPMGYAVSMACMDKSISATLSYLASGLPYVDKICSLTSNFDKEVDSVIGILQSLYKKCFFGKRQLILSGSSANYQYLRENNFYGILDVEGQPHKPWINPSIDISQASQGLYIPARAAFNTLAFPIGDLPYDHPDAAALTVAAEILDNTVLHTKIREQGGAYGSGAAVNLGRGAFYCYSYRDPAIFDTHQAFLHGIDEISKGNFSSEDIHEGVLGVIQNLDSPIAPGSRASTGYYRLRCGRVPALRQAFRRAVLNITKEHICSVMEKYLKNPKGKTTFISFAGKEMLEDNAKNFDQELPIKSAL; encoded by the coding sequence ATGAAAGCTGGAGATACATATAGGAATTTCGTTGTTAAATTGAGTCAGGATCTCCCTGAAATAGAAAGTAAATTGCTCGAGGTAGAACATAAACCCTCAGGCGTTTCTATTATGATGATCATCAATAATGACGATGAAAATGTTTTTAACATTTGCTTCAGAACTTGTCCGCAAACTTCTAATGGTGTAGCTCATGTTTTAGAGCACATGGTCCTCTGCGGCTCCGATAATTATCCCGTCCGTGATCCTTTCTTTTCCATGACACGACGTAGTTTAAATACGTTTATGAACGCTTTTACAGGAGCGGATTTTACCTGTTATCCTGCGGCATCGCAAATTCCTGAAGATTTCTATAATTTACTCAGTGTGTACATAGACGCTGTTTTTCATCCCCTCCTTACAGAAAATAGTTTTTTGCAGGAGGGATGGCGATATGAACTGAATCCGGAAAATGCCTTAACCTATACCGGCGTAGTTTTTAATGAGATGAAAGGCGCAATGATGTCGGGAGAATCCCGATTATCAGAAGCTTTAAATGCAGCCCTATTCCCTTCGGTCACTTATGGGGTGAACTCAGGAGGAGAGCCTAAGGATATCCTTACGCTCTCTCATGACAGTATAGTAGCATTTCATCAAAGTCAATATACCCTCGGGCGTTGCCTATTTTATTTTTATGGAAATATTAAGCCTTCTAGGCATTTAGATTTTCTCGAAGAGAAACTCTTACGTCATGTAGGTAAATTAGAAAAACAGACGGTTGCCGTTCCTCTTCAAAAGAGATTTAAAGAGCCCGTTAGAAATATCCTTAAATATCCTTCGGATAGTCAAAATGAAGATAAGGTGCTTTTTGGCTTGTCTTGGTTGACATGTTCCATATTAGATCAGCAAGAACTGCTAGCCTTGCACGTTCTTGATGTTGTTCTTATGGGCACAGATGCTGCTCCTTTAAAATCTCGATTGTTAAAATCAGGATTTTGTAAACAAGCAGATATGGGAATCGATAGCGAGATTCGTGAAATCCCTATTACTATTGTTTGTAAGGGATGTTCCCATGGAGGGGCTCAGAAATTAGAATCTTGGATTTTTGCTTGCTTAGAAGAGATCATAAGAGAGGGAATTCCTAATAATCTTGTTGAAGCTGCTGTACATCAATTAGAGTTAGCTAGGAAGGAAATTGCTGGTTACTCTTTACCCTATGGATTATCACTATTTTTCCGTTCAGGGCTATTACGACAGCATGGGGGTCGTGCTGAAGATGGATTAAGAATACATAGTCTATTTGCAGATCTTCGAGAAAAATTAAAACAACCAGATTACCTTCCTAAGCTTATCAGGAAGTATTTCTTAGATAATCCGCATTTTGCTCGTGTGATCTTGCTCCCTGATGCTGATTTGATTTCTATTGAAAATCAAGAAGAGCAGTCTCTTCTTAAAGAAGTACAAGAGAAGCTTTCTCCAGAAGATGTGGAAAAAATACGCCTGACTTCTAAGGTTTTAGAAGAGTATCAAGCGCAGAACGAAGATTTAGATAAGATTCTTCCGAATTTTTCTTTGGATAAAGTTCCTAACTCAGGAAAAGAATACAATCTTACAAAGGAGAACCTCTCTTGTGGTGAGGTTCTTCATCACGATTGTTTTACCAACGATTTAATTTTTGCAGAATTAGTTATGGATCTTCCTCCATTATCTGCTGAAGAACTTCCTTGGTTGCGTTTACTTGTCTTCCTTATGTTGCAGTTGGGATGTGCGGGTAGATCTTATAGGGAACAGCTTGAGTTTCTCCTAGAGCATACGGGAGGGGTGGATGTTTCTTATGAATTTTCTCCACATGCAAATCAAAATGCCTTGTTATCACCTTCGCTAGGTATTCGTGGAAAAGCTTTAGCATCTAAAGCTGATAAGTTATTCCAAGTTATGGGAGAGACACTAACAAGTGTTGATTTTACAGACGTAGCAAGAATTAAAGAGCTGCTTATGCAGCATAATGAAGCACTGACAAATAGCGTGCGTAATAGTCCTATGGGTTATGCTGTGAGCATGGCTTGTATGGATAAATCTATATCAGCAACTTTGTCTTATTTAGCTTCGGGATTGCCTTATGTTGATAAAATTTGTAGTTTAACGAGCAATTTTGATAAGGAAGTTGATAGCGTTATTGGTATTTTACAATCCTTATATAAAAAATGTTTCTTTGGTAAACGTCAGTTGATTCTTAGCGGTAGCAGTGCAAATTATCAATATTTACGTGAGAATAATTTCTACGGCATTTTAGATGTAGAAGGTCAGCCGCATAAACCCTGGATAAATCCTTCTATAGATATCTCCCAAGCATCTCAAGGGCTATATATTCCTGCTCGTGCAGCCTTCAATACTTTAGCTTTCCCTATCGGAGATTTACCGTATGATCATCCTGATGCTGCAGCTCTCACTGTAGCTGCAGAAATCCTTGATAATACTGTTTTACATACAAAGATCCGCGAACAAGGTGGAGCGTATGGATCGGGAGCTGCTGTAAACCTCGGTAGAGGAGCATTTTATTGTTATAGTTATCGTGATCCGGCAATTTTTGATACTCATCAGGCATTTCTTCATGGTATTGATGAAATTTCTAAAGGAAATTTCTCAAGTGAAGATATTCATGAAGGAGTTCTCGGAGTGATCCAAAATTTAGATTCTCCAATAGCTCCTGGAAGTCGTGCATCTACAGGGTATTATAGATTGCGCTGCGGAAGAGTTCCTGCTTTACGTCAGGCGTTTCGTAGAGCCGTTCTTAATATAACGAAAGAGCATATCTGCTCTGTTATGGAGAAGTATTTAAAAAATCCTAAGGGGAAAACAACATTCATTTCCTTCGCTGGAAAAGAAATGCTTGAGGATAATGCGAAAAACTTCGATCAAGAGTTGCCAATAAAGTCTGCTTTATAA
- a CDS encoding M20/M25/M40 family metallo-hydrolase has protein sequence MNDDLNYFESHYEKFLKEFSDLLHFRSISADPDCLTNCKKCADFLVDNLQDIFSIELWEKPGHPPIIYATYREAGPAAPTLLLYNHYDVQPADLADGWLADPFTMRREGERLIARGASDNKGQCFYTWKALEHYYKSRKGFPVNITWIIEGEEESDSPALTSFVKEKQEALQADYFLIVDGGFSSAESPSVSIGARGLVTMKVTLEEGSKDMHSGIFGGAAYNVNRALAEMLTTLHASDNSIAVEGFYNDVSLPKENESCDIPKGNLLKDGEKTFGFCPTLYAPAGSVEEALSLYPTLEINGISGGYTGPGFKTVIPYKATAYLSCRLVPNQNPEKTAQQVIQHLEKRVPSTLKFSYEIFEGSPGWRSSPNLPLVLMLQEIYSELYHEPCLKLFMKATIPIASLLGEILKTEPIVCGTSYLSDAIHAAEENFSLEQIKNGFLSICLLLDKLGKA, from the coding sequence ATGAACGATGATCTCAATTATTTTGAAAGTCATTATGAAAAATTTCTCAAGGAATTTTCAGATCTTCTTCACTTCCGTTCTATATCTGCAGATCCCGATTGTCTGACTAATTGCAAAAAGTGTGCAGATTTCCTAGTTGACAATCTTCAAGATATATTCTCAATAGAATTATGGGAAAAACCTGGCCATCCTCCTATAATCTATGCCACTTACCGTGAAGCAGGTCCCGCAGCTCCTACCCTACTTCTCTATAATCACTATGACGTACAGCCTGCAGATCTTGCTGATGGCTGGTTAGCAGATCCTTTTACTATGAGAAGAGAAGGAGAACGCCTTATAGCGCGCGGTGCTTCTGATAATAAAGGACAATGTTTTTACACCTGGAAAGCTCTTGAGCATTATTACAAATCACGAAAAGGTTTTCCCGTCAATATCACCTGGATTATTGAAGGTGAAGAAGAAAGCGACAGCCCCGCTTTAACGAGTTTTGTTAAAGAGAAACAAGAAGCTCTGCAAGCAGATTATTTCTTAATTGTTGATGGAGGGTTCTCCTCCGCAGAATCTCCCTCTGTTAGCATTGGAGCGCGAGGTTTAGTGACTATGAAAGTTACCCTAGAAGAAGGCAGCAAAGATATGCATTCAGGGATCTTCGGAGGTGCTGCCTACAATGTAAATAGAGCCTTAGCAGAAATGCTTACTACGTTGCACGCTAGTGATAATTCTATCGCCGTAGAAGGGTTTTACAATGACGTTTCTCTCCCCAAAGAAAATGAATCCTGTGATATTCCCAAAGGAAATCTTTTAAAAGATGGTGAGAAAACTTTCGGTTTTTGCCCTACGTTATATGCTCCTGCAGGAAGTGTTGAAGAAGCCTTAAGTTTATACCCCACTTTAGAGATCAATGGGATCTCTGGCGGCTATACAGGACCAGGATTTAAAACTGTAATTCCTTATAAAGCTACTGCGTATCTTTCTTGCAGGCTAGTCCCTAATCAAAATCCAGAAAAAACAGCACAACAAGTTATTCAGCATTTAGAAAAACGCGTTCCCTCTACATTAAAATTTTCCTATGAGATTTTTGAAGGTTCCCCAGGATGGAGAAGTTCTCCGAACCTCCCGCTTGTTCTCATGTTGCAAGAGATTTATTCAGAGCTCTACCACGAACCTTGTCTCAAATTATTTATGAAAGCCACTATTCCCATTGCCTCATTGCTCGGGGAAATTTTGAAAACAGAACCTATCGTTTGTGGTACATCATATTTAAGTGATGCTATTCATGCTGCTGAAGAAAACTTCTCCTTAGAACAAATAAAAAATGGTTTTCTCTCTATTTGTCTTCTTCTTGATAAGTTAGGAAAAGCATAA
- a CDS encoding serine protease HtrA, with protein MTKKPLYLLLATAMFLSVPTLSPSGFAAVKKDARIAEVPQEVLLKEISGGFSKVAELATPGVVYIESFPKCNRPVAPAPGRRGPYDNPFDYFNDEFFNRFFGLPTQKERPVSKEAVRGTGFIVSSDGYVVTNNHVVEDAGKIHVTLHDGQKYPAKVIGLDPKTDLAVIKINADKLPHLTFGNSDHLKVGDWAIAIGNPFGLQATVTVGVISAKGRNQLHIADFEDFIQTDAAINPGNSGGPLLDIDGKVIGVNTAIVSGSGGYIGIGFAIPSLMAKRIIDQLISDGQVIRGFLGVTLQPIDAELAACYKLDKVYGALVTDVVKGSPAHKAGLKQEDVIIAYNGREVESLSGFRNAISLMNPDTRVLLKVVREGQVIEIPVIVSQAPQDDGVSALNRVGIRVQNLNPETAKKLGMAPDSKGVLIVAVEAGSVAGSSGVAPGQLILAVNRQKVSTVEELNSVLKDGNNENILLMVSQGEVIRFIVLKPEE; from the coding sequence ATGACGAAGAAGCCATTATATTTATTATTAGCCACAGCGATGTTTTTAAGTGTTCCTACGCTTTCTCCTTCAGGATTTGCTGCTGTGAAAAAAGATGCACGGATAGCAGAGGTGCCTCAAGAGGTGCTTTTAAAGGAGATTTCCGGAGGATTTTCTAAGGTTGCTGAACTGGCAACCCCAGGAGTTGTTTATATCGAGAGCTTTCCTAAATGTAATCGTCCAGTAGCTCCTGCTCCAGGACGTCGCGGACCTTATGATAACCCTTTTGACTATTTCAACGATGAGTTCTTTAATCGTTTCTTTGGTTTGCCTACGCAAAAAGAACGTCCGGTCTCTAAAGAAGCTGTTCGTGGTACAGGGTTCATAGTTTCTTCAGATGGTTATGTAGTTACCAATAATCATGTGGTTGAAGACGCAGGGAAAATTCATGTTACCTTACATGACGGTCAAAAATATCCTGCTAAGGTTATAGGCTTAGATCCTAAAACAGATTTAGCAGTTATTAAAATTAATGCTGATAAGCTGCCTCATCTTACTTTTGGAAATTCTGATCATTTGAAAGTAGGGGATTGGGCCATAGCTATTGGGAATCCTTTTGGTTTGCAAGCTACGGTTACTGTAGGGGTAATTAGCGCAAAAGGTAGAAATCAGCTGCACATTGCAGATTTTGAAGATTTTATACAGACGGATGCTGCTATCAATCCAGGAAACTCCGGAGGCCCCCTTCTTGACATCGATGGAAAGGTTATAGGGGTAAACACTGCTATTGTCAGTGGTAGCGGAGGCTACATTGGTATTGGTTTTGCTATTCCTAGTTTGATGGCTAAGAGAATCATCGATCAGCTAATTAGTGATGGCCAGGTAATTCGTGGATTTTTAGGAGTTACTTTACAACCTATAGATGCTGAGCTAGCAGCCTGTTATAAACTAGATAAAGTTTACGGAGCTTTAGTTACAGATGTTGTCAAGGGATCTCCAGCACATAAAGCAGGATTAAAGCAAGAAGATGTTATCATTGCCTACAACGGTAGGGAAGTAGAGTCTCTCAGCGGATTCCGTAATGCGATTTCTTTAATGAATCCTGATACGCGTGTATTACTTAAAGTGGTTCGTGAAGGTCAGGTTATAGAAATTCCTGTCATTGTTTCTCAGGCTCCTCAAGATGATGGTGTCTCCGCTTTAAATCGTGTAGGCATACGCGTGCAAAATCTTAATCCAGAAACTGCTAAGAAATTAGGCATGGCTCCCGATAGTAAAGGGGTGCTTATTGTTGCTGTTGAAGCAGGTTCTGTAGCAGGATCTTCGGGAGTCGCCCCAGGACAACTTATCTTAGCTGTAAATAGACAGAAAGTATCTACAGTAGAAGAGCTGAATTCTGTTTTAAAAGATGGAAATAACGAAAATATCCTCCTTATGGTTTCACAAGGAGAGGTGATTCGCTTTATTGTATTAAAACCAGAAGAATAA
- the sucD gene encoding succinate--CoA ligase subunit alpha has translation MFCSLSKKTPIITQGITGKAGSFHTEQCLAYGSNFIGGVTPGKGGTTHLNLPVYDSVLEAKQATRCQATMIFVPPAYAAEAILEAEDAGIDLIVCITEGIPIKDMLEVSHVMEHSASRLIGPNCPGIIKPGACKIGIMPGYIHLPGNVGLVSRSGTLTYEAVWQLTQRSIGQSVCIGIGGDPLNGTSFIDVLEEFQNDPQTELILMIGEIGGSAEEEAAEWIQTYCTKPVVAFIAGETAPKGKRMGHAGAIISGNSGDAKSKKEALRKAGVFVVESPALIGETVEAVFRSR, from the coding sequence ATGTTTTGCTCATTAAGTAAAAAAACACCAATAATCACTCAAGGAATCACAGGTAAAGCGGGGTCATTTCATACTGAGCAATGCCTAGCTTATGGATCCAATTTCATTGGGGGAGTTACTCCAGGAAAAGGAGGCACTACCCACCTCAATCTCCCTGTGTATGATTCTGTATTAGAAGCAAAACAGGCTACTCGTTGTCAAGCGACAATGATTTTTGTTCCCCCTGCTTATGCTGCGGAAGCGATTTTAGAAGCTGAAGATGCTGGAATTGATCTGATTGTCTGCATTACAGAAGGGATTCCAATAAAAGATATGCTTGAAGTGAGCCATGTGATGGAACATAGTGCTTCTCGGCTTATAGGCCCTAATTGCCCAGGAATTATTAAACCCGGAGCATGTAAAATTGGTATTATGCCGGGATATATCCATCTTCCAGGAAATGTAGGTTTGGTCTCTAGATCAGGGACTTTAACTTATGAAGCCGTTTGGCAGCTTACACAACGGAGCATAGGCCAAAGTGTATGCATTGGTATAGGGGGAGATCCCTTAAATGGAACTTCATTTATTGATGTCCTTGAAGAATTTCAAAATGATCCTCAAACAGAACTTATCTTAATGATTGGAGAAATCGGAGGTAGTGCTGAGGAAGAAGCCGCTGAATGGATTCAAACTTACTGTACGAAACCCGTTGTAGCTTTTATCGCAGGGGAAACGGCTCCTAAAGGGAAACGTATGGGCCATGCAGGAGCTATTATCTCTGGGAATTCTGGAGATGCAAAGAGTAAGAAAGAAGCTTTGAGAAAAGCAGGAGTCTTTGTTGTTGAATCCCCTGCTCTCATCGGAGAAACTGTAGAAGCTGTATTTCGCTCACGATAG
- the sucC gene encoding ADP-forming succinate--CoA ligase subunit beta: MHLHEYQAKDLLVSYDIAIPPYRVASSVEEGQQALKELAIDAGVVKVQVHAGGRGKNGGVVVAKSPSDILAAVDKLLRMRFVSNQTSGEALPVEKVLITPLVNIAAEYYLAVIMDRKNRCPAIMLSKAGGVDIEEVAQKYPDQLLTVPLTPFARLYNYQIRQIIKFMNWEGDIRKQGAQLIKKLVQCFYDNDASLLEINPLVLTQEGDLLVLDAKITIDDNALYRHPKLEVLYDPSQENVRDVLAKQIGLSYIALDGNIGCLVNGAGLAMSTLDILKIHGGSAANFLDVGGSATEQQVQEAVSLVLSDENVEVLFINIFGGIMDCSAVASGLVAVMQTRENLIPTVVRLEGTNVDLGKDIVQRSGIPCQFTDSLNEAAQLAVALSKQG; this comes from the coding sequence ATGCACCTTCATGAATACCAAGCTAAGGATCTCCTTGTCTCCTATGATATCGCCATCCCTCCTTATCGTGTGGCCTCTTCTGTCGAAGAGGGGCAACAGGCACTCAAGGAGTTGGCTATAGACGCTGGTGTTGTCAAAGTACAGGTACATGCGGGAGGCCGGGGGAAAAATGGCGGTGTAGTTGTTGCTAAATCTCCTTCTGATATTTTGGCAGCTGTTGACAAATTGTTGCGCATGCGTTTCGTAAGCAACCAAACTTCAGGAGAAGCTCTTCCCGTAGAGAAAGTTCTTATTACCCCTTTAGTAAATATTGCTGCTGAGTATTATCTTGCAGTGATCATGGATAGGAAAAACCGCTGTCCAGCAATTATGCTGTCAAAAGCAGGTGGTGTGGATATTGAAGAGGTCGCTCAGAAATATCCAGATCAGTTGCTCACAGTGCCTCTAACGCCTTTTGCACGCCTATATAATTATCAGATTAGACAGATCATTAAATTTATGAACTGGGAAGGGGATATAAGGAAACAAGGCGCACAGTTAATTAAAAAGCTAGTCCAATGTTTCTACGATAATGATGCCTCTCTTCTTGAAATCAATCCTTTAGTACTTACTCAAGAGGGAGATCTTCTCGTTTTAGATGCTAAAATCACTATTGATGATAATGCTCTATACCGTCATCCGAAACTTGAAGTGCTTTACGATCCCTCTCAAGAAAATGTCCGTGATGTGCTTGCTAAGCAGATAGGGCTTTCCTACATCGCTCTAGATGGAAATATCGGCTGTTTAGTAAACGGTGCAGGATTAGCTATGAGTACATTAGATATTCTTAAAATTCACGGTGGATCTGCAGCGAATTTTCTTGATGTAGGAGGAAGCGCTACAGAACAGCAGGTTCAAGAGGCGGTTTCTTTAGTCCTCTCAGATGAAAATGTAGAAGTTCTGTTTATCAATATCTTTGGAGGCATTATGGATTGTTCTGCAGTTGCCTCAGGATTGGTTGCTGTTATGCAAACAAGGGAAAATCTCATTCCTACAGTAGTCCGTTTGGAAGGAACTAATGTAGATCTAGGGAAAGATATTGTACAACGTTCAGGAATCCCTTGCCAATTTACAGACTCTTTAAATGAAGCCGCACAGCTTGCAGTAGCGTTAAGTAAGCAGGGTTAA
- the ftsY gene encoding signal recognition particle-docking protein FtsY: MFKFFSSKIQSLFKKSLSTDLLEFTESLFYEADFGSDLTEELCSRLRKCRKPDESTVKDLVLSLLRETIANLPHTELPQTEGPIVSLMLGTNGSGKTTTVAKLAHHYQSQSKKVMIVATDTFRSAGMDQMRCWAEKLGCGFVAGKPGGDPAAIAYDGIASAISRGYDRVLIDTSGRLHTHTNLLNELSKIVSVCNKVHPGSPHERLMTIDATLGSNVIEQVRVFHDTIPLSGLILTKVDGSAKGGTLFRVAKQLKIPTKFVGYGELIGDLEEFQIDRFLEKLFPS, translated from the coding sequence GTGTTCAAGTTCTTTAGTAGCAAGATTCAGTCTTTATTTAAAAAATCCCTCTCTACAGACCTTTTAGAATTTACAGAAAGTTTATTTTATGAAGCTGATTTCGGTTCAGATCTTACCGAAGAGTTGTGTTCTCGGTTGCGCAAGTGTCGCAAGCCCGATGAGTCTACTGTTAAAGATCTTGTCTTATCGTTACTTCGTGAAACAATAGCGAATCTTCCTCATACGGAATTACCTCAAACAGAGGGCCCAATCGTCTCCTTAATGTTAGGAACAAATGGATCTGGGAAAACAACGACAGTAGCTAAGCTAGCGCATCATTACCAGTCGCAATCAAAGAAAGTCATGATAGTCGCTACCGATACTTTTCGTAGTGCTGGTATGGATCAGATGCGCTGTTGGGCAGAGAAATTAGGTTGTGGATTTGTCGCTGGCAAACCTGGAGGTGACCCTGCAGCTATTGCTTATGATGGCATTGCTTCTGCTATATCTCGAGGTTATGATCGTGTGCTTATAGACACTTCAGGTCGTTTGCATACCCATACCAATTTACTCAATGAACTATCAAAAATTGTTTCCGTTTGTAATAAGGTGCATCCAGGGTCTCCGCATGAAAGGCTGATGACTATAGACGCCACTTTAGGAAGCAATGTTATTGAGCAGGTTCGTGTATTCCATGATACCATTCCCCTGTCTGGGTTAATTCTTACTAAAGTGGATGGTTCTGCTAAAGGTGGAACTTTGTTTCGCGTAGCAAAACAATTGAAAATCCCCACAAAATTCGTCGGTTACGGCGAACTTATTGGGGATCTTGAAGAATTTCAGATAGATAGGTTCTTAGAAAAGCTTTTCCCTTCCTAA